A window of the Miscanthus floridulus cultivar M001 chromosome 14, ASM1932011v1, whole genome shotgun sequence genome harbors these coding sequences:
- the LOC136505120 gene encoding protein NRT1/ PTR FAMILY 2.9-like — protein MSSSRALSSSSSSSSLLACPSSSSSIPARQPTIMEQADDDQRPQPQLEMPQHDKAFAAVAVDETATTTTKTKQLSDESDAGEPEEENYRGWKTMPYVIGNETCEKLGTIGTTANLLVYLTTVYGMSGASAATLLSLWSGTVNLAPLLGAFLSDSYLGRYATIAFASIASFLGMIILTLTAAVPSLHPAAHPNPTGPSTLQMAVLLASFALLAVGAGGIRPCNLAFGADQFDPRTPAGRRGINSFFNWYYFTFTIAMMISATVIIYLQSNVNWALGLAVPATLMGLSCALFFMGTRLYVRVRPEGSPFTSFAQVLVAAARKRRLPAPSPADLYDPPHRSSLVSKIAYTDQFLCLDKAAVGTPDDVNNPVNPWRLCTLQQVEEVKCLARLLPVWSSGIVYYIALTNLGNYNVLQAMQTDRHVGRGGFQIPAGSFVVFNMLALTLWLPFYDGVLVPAMQRLTKREGGITQLQRIGVGIVLSIVTMLVAAAVERDRRRVGDATSCFLLVPQQMLAGLSEAFAVIGQVDFYYKQFPENMRSVAGALLFLGFAIASYASGIMVSVVHRTTGGRDGRPDWLAQDLNQGRVDLYYLLIAAMAAVNLVYFVVCARWYRFKKPAAADADTELELEGKVAAPPV, from the exons ATGAGCAGCAGTAGAGCacttagcagcagcagcagcagctctagCCTGCTAGCCtgcccgtcgtcgtcgtcctcgatcCCAGCACGACAGCCGACGATCATGGAACAAGCCGACGACGATCAGCGGCCGCAGCCGCAACTGGAGATGCCGCAGCACGACAAGGCgttcgccgccgtcgccgtggacgagacggcgaccaccaccaccaagacGAAGCAGCTCTCCGACGAATCCGACGCCGGCGAGCCAGAGGAGGAGAACTACCGCGGATGGAAAACCATGCCCTACGTCATAG GGAACGAGACGTGCGAGAAGCTGGGCACCATCGGCACCACGGCCAACCTGCTGGTGTACCTCACCACCGTCTACGGCATGTCGGGCGCCAGCGCCGCCACGCTGCTCAGCCTCTGGTCGGGCACCGTCAACCTGGCGCCGCTCCTGGGCGCCTTCCTCAGCGACTCCTACCTGGGCCGCTACGCCACCATCGCCTTCGCCTCCATCGCCTCCTTCCTCGGCATGATCATCCTCACCCTCACCGCCGCCGTGCCGTCCCTCCACCCCGCGGCTCACCCCAACCCGACCGGCCCGTCGACCCTCCAGATGGCCGTGCTCCTCGCCTCCTTCGCCCTCCTGGCCGTCGGCGCCGGCGGCATCCGCCCCTGCAACCTGGCCTTCGGCGCCGACCAGTTCGACCCGCGCACCCCCGCCGGCCGCCGGGGCATCAACAGCTTCTTCAACTGGTACTACTTCACCTTCACCATCGCCATGATGATCTCCGCCACCGTCATCATCTACCTCCAGAGCAACGTCAACTGGGCGCTGGGGCTCGCCGTCCCCGCCACGCTCATGGGCCTCTCCTGCGCGCTCTTCTTCATGGGCACGCGCCTCTACGTCCGCGTCCGCCCCGAGGGCAGCCCCTTCACCAGCTTCGCGCAGGTCCTTGTCGCCGCCGCGCGCAAGCGCCGTCTCCCCGCGCCTTCGCCCGCCGACCTTTACGACCCGCCGCACCGCAGCAGCCTCGTCTCCAAGATCGCGTACACCGACCAGTTCCTCTGCCTCGACAAGGCCGCCGTGGGCACCCCCGACGACGTCAACAACCCCGTCAACCCGTGGCGCCTCTGCACGCTGCAGCAGGTGGAGGAGGTCAAGTGCCTGGCGCGGCTGCTCCCCGTCTGGTCCTCGGGCATCGTCTACTACATTGCGCTCACCAACCTCGGCAACTACAACGTGCTCCAGGCCATGCAGACCGACCGCCACGTCGGCCGCGGCGGCTTCCAGATCCCCGCGGGCTCCTTCGTCGTCTTCAACATGTTGGCGCTCACGCTCTGGCTCCCGTTCTACGACGGCGTGCTCGTGCCGGCCATGCAGCGCCTCACCAAGCGCGAGGGCGGCATCACCCAGCTGCAGCGGATCGGCGTCGGGATCGTGCTCTCCATCGTCACCAtgctcgtcgccgccgccgtcgagagAGACCGCCGCAGGGTCGGCGACGCCACCTCCTGCTTCCTGCTCGTGCCGCAGCAGATGCTGGCCGGCCTCTCCGAGGCGTTCGCCGTCATCGGACAGGTCGACTTCTACTACAAGCAGTTCCCGGAGAACATGCGCAGCGTCGCGGGGGCGCTCCTCTTCCTGGGATTCgccatcgccagctacgccagcgGGATCATGGTCAGCGTCGTGCACCGGACCACGGGCGGCCGCGACGGGCGCCCCGACTGGCTGGCGCAGGACCTCAACCAGGGACGCGTCGACCTCTACTACCTGCtcatcgccgccatggccgcggtcAACCTCGTCTACTTCGTCGTCTGCGCGCGCTGGTACAGGTTCAAGAAGCCGGCAGCCGCCGACGCGGACacggagctggagctggagggAAAGGTTGCGGCGCCTCCAGTCTGA